GCGCACGTCCACGGCCCGCACGGCCGCGTCCTCGCCGAGGCCGTACGTGATCACGGGCAGGTCGGGGTGGCGGCCGGCGAGCCGGGCGGCGCCGGCGTCGTCCGCGCAGGCCACCAGCAACCCGCCGGGCGGCACCCGCTCCACGTACGTGTCGAAGGCCTCCTCCACGGCTTCGAGCGTGCCGTAGATGTCCAGGTGATCGGCCTCGAGGTTGGTCACGACCGCGATGGTCGGCTGGAGCTCGTGGAACGAGCGGTCGTATTCGTCGGCCTCCACCACGAACAGGTCCCGCGCGCCCAGCCGGAGGCCGCTGCCCCACGCGTCGATCCGTCCGCCCACCATGGCGGTCGGGTCCAGGCCGGCCTCGACGAGGATGGCGGCGGTCATCGCCGTCGTGGTGCTTTTGCCGTGGGTGCCCGCTATCCCGACCACCGTGCCCCGATTCACGAGCGCGCCCAAAGCCTCGGCCCTCTTGAGGACCGGGATGCCGCGCGCCCGCGCCCGCGCCAGCTCGGGGTGCGAGGCCGGCACGGCGGCTGTCGTGATGACGGCCACCGCGTCCTCCACGTGGTCCGCGTCGTGGCCCTGCTCGATGCGCGCGCCGCGATCCCTCAGGTCCTTGCCCACCGCGCCCGGGCGCAGGTCGCACCCCGACACCTCGCCGCCGCTGCGCAGGATCAGCTCGGCGAGCACGGACACGCCCGCGCCCGCGATGCCTATCAGGTGCACCGGGCCGGTCCGCGCCATGCCGACGAGGTCCAGCTCCGCGGTGTCTTCCGATCCGCCGCGGCTGGCATCGGCGGCTCCCACGGCGTCCGCGAGCGCGAGTATGTGGCCGGCGATGGTCCTGGCCGCTTCCGGACGCGCGCGCCGTAGCGCCGCCTCCGCCATGCTGGCCCTGGTCCGCGCATCGGTCGCCAGCTCGCTGAGCGTCCGCCACAGCGCGTCCGGGGTCAGCTCGTCCTGCGGCAGCGTGATCGCGGCGCCGGCGGCGGCGAGCGCCTCGGCGTTGAGCCGCTGGTGGTCCGCGGCGGCGGTGGGCAGAGGAATCAGGATCGACGGCACGCCCCACGCGAGCAGTTCGCCGGTGGTGCTCGCGCCGGCCCGGGAGACCGCCAGATCCGACGCGGCCAGGGCCAGCGTCATGTCGTCGATGTATCCCACGGCGTGCACCCACGCGGGATCGCCCGCTGCACGCAGCGCGTCGGCCACGCGCTCGAAGTTCGCCGCGCCCGTGGACCACAGCAGCAGCAGGTCGGGCGGCGGCGGCGGCAGCTCGTCGCGCGAGACCAGGGCGATGGCCTCCAGCAGCGTTTCGTTGACGGCGCGCGCCCCCTGACTGCCGCCCGTCACGAGGGCGACCGTGGCCCCCGGCGGCATGCCCAGCGCGGCGCGGGCCGCGGC
This portion of the Gemmatimonadota bacterium genome encodes:
- the murC gene encoding UDP-N-acetylmuramate--L-alanine ligase, encoding MTRVLIAGGGTGGHLYPALAIEAALRALRADLQSHFVGARRGLEARVLPERGVAHTLLPMEPIRRDRPWRNWRLVPSAVRTMLGLRRLFGRFRPHVFVGTGGYVSGPAALVASMRGVPVVLQEQNAYPGVATRWMAPRARQIHLGYPEAREHLRPGAGTDVLDTGNPVRAPQGPIDRAAARAALGMPPGATVALVTGGSQGARAVNETLLEAIALVSRDELPPPPPDLLLLWSTGAANFERVADALRAAGDPAWVHAVGYIDDMTLALAASDLAVSRAGASTTGELLAWGVPSILIPLPTAAADHQRLNAEALAAAGAAITLPQDELTPDALWRTLSELATDARTRASMAEAALRRARPEAARTIAGHILALADAVGAADASRGGSEDTAELDLVGMARTGPVHLIGIAGAGVSVLAELILRSGGEVSGCDLRPGAVGKDLRDRGARIEQGHDADHVEDAVAVITTAAVPASHPELARARARGIPVLKRAEALGALVNRGTVVGIAGTHGKSTTTAMTAAILVEAGLDPTAMVGGRIDAWGSGLRLGARDLFVVEADEYDRSFHELQPTIAVVTNLEADHLDIYGTLEAVEEAFDTYVERVPPGGLLVACADDAGAARLAGRHPDLPVITYGLGEDAAVRAVDVRADGRGTAFTVLADGTELGDLRLSVPGRHNVLNALAALAAARHLGADFDAAARALAEFGGVARRFQVLGERAGVAVVDDYAHHHSELEATLAAARAAFPGRRLIAVFQPHLFSRTRDFAEEMGAALAGADEAWVTDVYPAREAPIEGVSGRLVAEAARAAGAAVRYHPDLGSLPAALQEAAAPGDVLLVMGAGNIDEIASAFFARLGGEVGAS